A single window of Cetobacterium sp. 8H DNA harbors:
- a CDS encoding zinc ribbon domain-containing protein YjdM has translation MTNLPNCPKCNSEYTYEDGNLLVCPECSYEWSAESTEDNSDDALIVKDANGTLLVDGDTVSVIKDLKIKGSSSVVKIGTKVKNIRLVEGDHNIDCRIDGIGAMKLKSEFVKKI, from the coding sequence ATGACAAATTTACCAAATTGCCCAAAATGCAATTCAGAATATACTTATGAGGATGGAAATCTTCTTGTTTGTCCTGAATGCAGTTACGAATGGTCTGCAGAATCTACTGAAGATAACTCTGATGATGCTCTTATAGTTAAAGATGCTAACGGAACTCTTTTAGTTGATGGAGATACTGTTTCAGTTATCAAGGACTTAAAAATAAAAGGTAGTTCATCAGTTGTTAAAATTGGTACAAAAGTAAAAAATATCAGATTAGTTGAAGGCGATCATAACATCGATTGTAGAATTGATGGTATTGGAGCTATGAAATTAAAATCTGAATTCGTAAAAAAAATCTAA
- a CDS encoding threonine/serine exporter family protein, producing MNYIAIQVISAIFATYGFGIIFNVRGGKNLFGSFGAGIGWLVYSLLNEKGFTYFISYTAAAATITIYSELLSRKMKVPTVAFLYPGMIPLVPGGGIYYTMYYIVQDNISQAVGKGIETFIISGSIAIGILSVSTFSQIFYHIVKKKEYDDKKY from the coding sequence ATGAACTATATAGCAATTCAGGTTATATCAGCAATATTTGCAACATATGGATTTGGAATAATTTTTAATGTTAGAGGAGGAAAAAATTTATTTGGGAGCTTTGGAGCCGGGATAGGTTGGCTAGTATACAGCTTATTAAATGAAAAAGGATTTACTTACTTTATATCTTATACTGCTGCTGCTGCAACAATAACTATTTATTCAGAACTTTTATCAAGAAAAATGAAAGTTCCAACAGTAGCTTTTTTATATCCAGGCATGATCCCACTTGTTCCAGGTGGTGGAATCTACTATACCATGTACTACATAGTTCAAGATAATATTTCTCAAGCTGTTGGAAAGGGAATTGAAACTTTTATAATATCTGGTTCAATAGCTATTGGAATACTTAGTGTTTCAACTTTTTCTCAAATTTTTTATCATATAGTCAAGAAAAAAGAGTATGATGATAAGAAATATTAG
- a CDS encoding threonine/serine exporter ThrE family protein, with translation MDKLNDNLTAVNENDILYLASYVGKLILESGGETYRAEDMVDKICSYYGLQSNSFAVLSSILTTIRGKERRFFTNIEKIRMRTINVEKITRLSKLVRDIDKYTFKEFLSQIQEIDEQKTNRFMYTLIGNCLAAGAFAFYFNGSYRDCIASIIGALSISMLGYYSAKLQINNFFLNLVGGMVCSLSAYICFKWGIIFNISVSVISTLMLLVPGIAFTNSIRDLIAGDLVSGIARGVEAFMIGTALAIGSGITLSIIKTLGGFL, from the coding sequence ATGGATAAACTAAATGATAACTTAACAGCTGTGAATGAAAACGATATTCTTTATTTAGCTAGTTATGTTGGGAAATTAATATTAGAATCAGGTGGTGAAACTTACAGGGCAGAGGATATGGTAGATAAAATATGTAGCTATTATGGCCTTCAATCAAATTCTTTTGCAGTTTTATCAAGTATTCTGACAACGATAAGAGGTAAAGAACGTAGGTTTTTTACAAATATAGAAAAAATAAGGATGAGGACGATCAATGTAGAAAAGATAACAAGACTAAGCAAATTAGTAAGAGATATAGATAAATATACCTTTAAAGAATTTTTATCACAAATTCAGGAGATTGATGAGCAAAAAACAAATAGATTTATGTATACCTTAATAGGAAATTGTTTAGCAGCAGGAGCGTTTGCTTTTTATTTTAACGGGAGCTATAGAGATTGTATTGCTTCAATAATTGGTGCACTCTCAATTTCAATGTTAGGATATTATTCAGCTAAACTCCAAATAAATAATTTCTTTTTAAATTTAGTCGGTGGTATGGTCTGCTCACTTTCAGCATATATTTGTTTTAAGTGGGGAATAATTTTTAATATTTCAGTTTCAGTTATTTCAACATTAATGCTTTTAGTTCCAGGAATAGCGTTTACTAACTCAATAAGAGATTTAATAGCTGGCGATTTAGTTTCTGGAATAGCCCGTGGAGTAGAGGCTTTTATGATTGGAACAGCTCTTGCCATTGGTTCTGGAATAACACTATCGATCATAAAAACACTAGGAGGATTCCTATGA
- the mgtA gene encoding magnesium-translocating P-type ATPase gives MEKYEVEKQIKGSLKLYSEAEITTIYQELESGVEGLSSSSVEKKIKKYGLNEISNQKPKAWYVQLFLAFLNPFNLILGTLAIVSVFTDIIFVRAEERSWVSIFFILSMILISSLIKFIQEYNSSKTAQRLKGLIVTKVTVLRDGDWREIDLKKIVPGDIVKLAAGDIVPGDLRIIKSKDLFISQSVLTGESDPVEKSEKLIKGSNIISEISNLALMGTNILSGSATGIVLHTGGMAFLSTISENLSGLKVETSFEKGIDDISKLLIKFMFVMVPIVFFINGYLKHEWFESLLFSLSVAIGLTPEMLPMIVTGNLTKGAIELSKKKTIVKKLDSIHNFGAMNILCTDKTGTLTLDKVSVVKYLNLHGEQDDNVLYFGYLNSFFQTGLKNLMDRAILDFEDQHAHIKNEYKKIDELPFDFDRRRMSVILEDNSKQRIMITKGAIEEMLSISKFAEVDGEIIPLEEKIGNRIKDLVNELNNDGMRVIGISKKLLSKERELNFAVKDEVDVTFIGILGFLDPAKEGVGEILKSLNGYGVNIKILTGDNELVTKKVCRDIGIDTSNTIDGELIDKLEDIELKKLLGETTIFCKLSPSNKSRIIKLLQEMGNTVGFMGDGINDSPALRQADVGISVDTGVDIAKESAEIILLEKDLTVLLEGVIGGRKVFTNMTKYLKMTASSNFGNVFSVVIASAFLPFLPMLPIQILFQNLLYDISQISIPWDNVDEDEILKPKNWSAENIGTFMIYIGPVSSIFDILTFLLMFYVFKANSIETQALFHTGWFIESILSQTLIIHLIRTRKIPFIQSNANIKVILLTSAIMIFAICVPYTKLNISLEFVPLVPLYFVWILFMLFGYFFLILIMKRYYIKKFKNWL, from the coding sequence ATGGAAAAATATGAAGTAGAGAAACAGATAAAAGGCTCTTTAAAGCTATATTCAGAAGCAGAAATAACAACAATATATCAAGAGCTAGAAAGTGGAGTAGAAGGCCTTAGCTCAAGCTCTGTAGAAAAGAAAATAAAAAAATATGGGTTAAATGAAATTTCAAATCAAAAACCCAAAGCATGGTATGTTCAATTGTTTTTAGCTTTTTTAAATCCGTTCAACTTAATATTAGGAACTTTAGCCATAGTTTCAGTATTTACAGATATAATATTTGTAAGGGCAGAAGAGAGAAGCTGGGTCTCAATATTTTTTATATTATCTATGATACTGATAAGTAGCTTAATAAAATTTATACAAGAGTATAACTCTAGTAAGACGGCTCAACGTTTAAAGGGATTAATAGTAACAAAAGTAACTGTATTAAGAGACGGAGATTGGAGAGAGATTGATTTAAAAAAAATTGTTCCAGGAGATATTGTAAAATTAGCAGCGGGAGATATTGTTCCAGGTGATTTGAGAATTATAAAAAGTAAAGATTTGTTTATAAGTCAATCGGTTTTAACAGGAGAATCTGATCCTGTAGAAAAATCTGAAAAATTAATAAAAGGTAGTAATATAATTTCAGAGATATCTAATTTAGCATTAATGGGAACAAATATACTTAGTGGCTCAGCTACGGGGATAGTTTTGCATACAGGAGGGATGGCATTTTTAAGTACGATAAGTGAAAATTTAAGTGGTTTAAAAGTTGAAACAAGTTTTGAAAAAGGAATTGATGATATTTCAAAACTTTTAATAAAATTTATGTTTGTAATGGTTCCAATTGTATTTTTTATAAATGGATACTTGAAGCATGAATGGTTTGAATCACTTCTTTTTAGTTTATCTGTTGCAATTGGATTAACACCAGAAATGTTACCTATGATAGTTACAGGAAATCTTACAAAAGGAGCAATTGAGCTATCAAAGAAAAAGACAATAGTAAAAAAATTGGATTCTATTCATAATTTTGGAGCGATGAATATTTTATGTACAGATAAAACAGGAACACTAACCTTGGATAAGGTATCAGTTGTAAAATATTTAAATCTACATGGAGAACAAGATGATAATGTTTTATATTTTGGATATTTAAATAGTTTTTTTCAGACAGGATTGAAAAATCTTATGGACAGAGCAATATTAGATTTTGAGGATCAGCATGCACATATAAAAAATGAATATAAAAAAATAGATGAGCTTCCCTTTGATTTTGATAGAAGGAGAATGTCAGTTATTTTAGAGGATAATTCTAAACAAAGAATTATGATAACCAAAGGTGCTATAGAGGAGATGTTATCAATTTCTAAGTTTGCTGAGGTTGATGGAGAAATAATACCTTTAGAAGAAAAGATAGGAAATAGAATAAAGGATTTAGTTAATGAATTAAACAACGATGGGATGAGAGTTATTGGTATAAGTAAAAAATTACTTTCAAAAGAAAGAGAGTTAAATTTTGCAGTTAAGGATGAAGTAGATGTAACATTTATAGGTATCTTAGGATTTTTAGATCCCGCTAAAGAAGGGGTTGGTGAAATTTTAAAATCATTAAATGGATATGGTGTAAATATAAAAATACTTACAGGAGATAATGAATTAGTAACAAAAAAAGTTTGTAGAGATATTGGTATAGATACAAGCAATACAATCGATGGAGAGCTGATTGATAAATTAGAAGATATAGAGCTAAAAAAACTTTTGGGTGAGACTACAATATTTTGTAAACTATCCCCATCAAATAAATCAAGAATTATAAAATTATTACAAGAGATGGGTAATACAGTAGGATTTATGGGCGATGGGATAAATGATTCACCTGCATTGAGACAAGCAGATGTTGGAATCTCTGTAGATACAGGGGTAGATATTGCAAAAGAATCTGCTGAAATAATCCTTTTAGAAAAGGACTTAACAGTTTTATTAGAAGGAGTTATAGGTGGAAGAAAAGTATTTACAAATATGACAAAATATCTAAAAATGACAGCTTCTTCAAATTTTGGAAATGTATTTAGTGTAGTTATAGCGAGTGCGTTTCTACCATTTTTACCAATGTTACCAATTCAAATTTTATTTCAAAATCTTTTATATGATATTTCGCAAATATCGATTCCTTGGGATAATGTGGATGAAGACGAGATTCTAAAACCTAAAAATTGGAGTGCTGAAAATATAGGGACATTTATGATTTACATAGGACCTGTAAGCTCTATTTTTGATATTTTAACATTCTTGTTGATGTTTTACGTATTTAAAGCAAATAGCATTGAGACACAAGCACTTTTCCATACAGGGTGGTTTATAGAAAGTATACTTTCGCAGACATTGATAATTCATTTAATTAGAACAAGAAAAATACCATTTATACAATCTAATGCCAATATAAAAGTAATTTTATTGACATCAGCAATAATGATTTTTGCTATTTGTGTTCCATATACAAAATTAAATATCAGTTTAGAATTCGTTCCACTAGTACCGCTATATTTTGTATGGATTCTTTTTATGTTATTTGGTTATTTTTTTCTTATTTTAATTATGAAAAGATATTACATTAAAAAATTTAAAAATTGGCTGTAA
- a CDS encoding ATP-dependent DNA helicase RecQ: MKEALQKYFGFTYFRQGQEEVIDKILNNKSAIAIFATGSGKSLCYQLPALKLDNITLVVSPLVSLMQDQLDFLNRKNIPAVRIDSSQTREEFIKAIELAKKNQVKILMISPERFKNEIFRSHLKDMKIDLMVIDEAHSISEWGHNFRPDYLKLPIYKKEFNIKNVLLLTATATPKVIEDMKKQFDIEDENVVVTGFYRSNLDLNVEGIESYLKDEKLLEELRLKEKESTIVYVTQQKTADRLSSFLNNNGFNSESYHAGKNNEQREKIQNKFMDGEVKIIVATIAFGMGIDKSDIRNIIHYNLPKSLENYAQEIGRAGRDGEKSYCKVFATKEDLAILKNFIYGDFIEKNTLKKFINDLEKSESDFFELSEYHASRDYNIKVLPLKTLMVYLEMNGVLEPVSYSFKKLQLRFLEEDQNIKDALRNHLPQNTIEYFFSCLDRKKVWNYLDVDSFEDKEQRIKKSDLTEIIKILEKGDLIEYRVKETYQLFKIIKKPSEISSILETIYNLFINNVKNEIERFDKMISFFESNKCLSMGLSSHFGERNEIENCGHCSVCNKNTTKIPEINSKELLELERLSFEELLYLKDVMGEFWSLIGVIKYLSGINTPKFGNKGTDPYFGKFENIEFNVIYKALKAKVKN; this comes from the coding sequence ATGAAAGAGGCATTACAAAAATATTTTGGATTTACCTATTTTAGACAAGGTCAAGAAGAAGTAATAGATAAAATTTTAAATAATAAATCAGCTATAGCTATATTTGCAACAGGAAGTGGAAAATCTCTTTGCTATCAGCTTCCGGCATTAAAATTAGATAATATAACCTTAGTAGTATCTCCACTAGTAAGTTTAATGCAAGATCAATTAGATTTTTTAAATAGAAAAAATATACCCGCAGTAAGAATAGATTCTTCACAGACAAGAGAAGAATTTATAAAAGCGATAGAATTGGCTAAAAAGAATCAAGTTAAGATACTGATGATTAGTCCGGAAAGATTTAAAAATGAGATATTTAGATCACATTTAAAAGATATGAAAATTGATTTGATGGTTATTGACGAAGCTCATTCAATTTCTGAGTGGGGGCATAATTTCCGACCAGATTATTTGAAGCTACCTATTTATAAAAAAGAGTTTAATATAAAAAATGTGTTATTACTTACTGCAACAGCTACACCAAAAGTCATTGAAGATATGAAAAAACAATTTGATATTGAAGATGAAAATGTTGTTGTGACAGGTTTTTATAGAAGTAATTTGGACCTAAATGTAGAAGGAATAGAAAGCTACTTAAAAGATGAAAAATTGCTTGAAGAACTAAGGTTAAAGGAAAAAGAATCGACGATTGTGTATGTAACTCAACAAAAGACGGCAGATAGATTATCTAGTTTTTTAAACAATAATGGTTTTAATTCTGAATCATATCATGCTGGTAAAAATAATGAACAAAGAGAAAAAATACAAAATAAGTTTATGGATGGAGAAGTAAAGATTATTGTTGCGACAATAGCTTTTGGAATGGGAATTGATAAGAGTGATATAAGAAATATTATTCATTATAACTTACCAAAATCTTTAGAAAATTATGCACAAGAGATTGGAAGAGCTGGAAGAGATGGTGAGAAATCCTATTGTAAAGTATTTGCTACGAAAGAGGATTTAGCAATACTTAAAAACTTTATATATGGAGATTTTATAGAAAAAAATACTTTGAAAAAATTTATAAATGACCTAGAAAAAAGTGAAAGTGATTTTTTTGAACTTAGCGAATACCATGCAAGTAGAGATTATAATATAAAAGTTTTACCATTAAAAACACTGATGGTATATTTGGAGATGAATGGAGTTTTAGAGCCTGTATCCTACTCATTTAAAAAATTACAGCTAAGATTTTTAGAAGAGGATCAAAATATAAAGGATGCCCTTAGAAATCATCTTCCACAAAATACTATTGAATATTTTTTCAGTTGTTTAGATAGAAAGAAAGTTTGGAATTATTTAGATGTAGATAGCTTTGAAGACAAAGAGCAAAGAATTAAAAAAAGTGACTTAACTGAAATTATAAAAATTTTAGAAAAAGGTGATTTGATAGAATATAGAGTAAAAGAAACATATCAGCTATTTAAAATAATAAAAAAACCATCAGAAATTAGTTCGATACTTGAAACAATATATAATTTATTTATAAATAATGTAAAAAATGAAATCGAAAGATTTGATAAAATGATATCATTTTTCGAAAGTAATAAATGTTTAAGTATGGGATTATCATCTCATTTTGGAGAGAGAAATGAGATTGAAAATTGTGGACATTGCTCTGTTTGTAATAAGAATACTACTAAAATACCTGAGATAAATTCCAAAGAGTTACTGGAATTAGAAAGATTAAGTTTTGAAGAACTTCTATATTTAAAAGATGTTATGGGAGAGTTTTGGAGCTTAATAGGAGTTATAAAATATTTAAGTGGAATAAATACACCTAAATTTGGAAATAAAGGGACAGATCCTTATTTTGGAAAGTTTGAAAATATTGAATTTAATGTAATATACAAGGCATTAAAAGCTAAAGTTAAAAATTGA